The following proteins are encoded in a genomic region of Neospora caninum Liverpool complete genome, chromosome XI:
- a CDS encoding DnaJ domain containing protein, related, protein MYFGSFPFGDDMRGPGPRRGGSKEKNNTKFYEILEIDRTASVADIKKSYRKLAIKHHPDKGGDPEKFKEISRAYEVLSDPEKRRIYDDHGEEGLEGGGAGADPTDIFDLFFGGGRRMSRQTSKKKGEDIVSAMKVTLEQMYSGATKRMAINKDVLCKQCNGIGGPADALTTCPDCDGHGVKVVTRQIGPMIQQTQSVCPACKGAGKTMDASKRCKSCTGKGVVKERKILEIYIEKGAKNHHKVIFRGDADERPNEIPGDVIFILEQQEHAVFKRRGNDLFMTKKISLLESLCGYKFVLTHLDGRQLLIQSPPDTVTKPEAVQIIKGEGMPQQKNPFLKGDLFIVFEVEFPEHVSDADAKKLAQILPKPTEAVMVSEDDPHVEIHVAEPVDPDDLRNRQQTQRSGEAYEEDDEDEHPGQQRVQCRQQ, encoded by the exons ATGTATTTCGGCAGCTTCCCGTTCGGGGATGACATGCGTGGCCCTGGTccgcgacgaggagggagcaaagagaaaaacaacaCCAAATTCTACGAGATTCTTGAAATCGACCGCACTGCGTCGGTTGCTG ATATCAAGAAGAGTTACAGAAAGCTGGCCATCAAGCACCACCCCGACAAGGGAGGTGATCCTGAGAAGTTCAAAGAAATCTCTCGGGC CTATGAAGTTCTGTCCGACCCCGAGAAACGGCGGATCTACGATGATCACGGCGAAGAGGGTTtggaaggcggcggcgcgggtGCCGACCCCACAGACATTTTTGACCTTTTCTTCGGAGGCGGTCGCCGCATGTCTCGGCAGACGTccaagaagaagggagaagacatcGTCTCTGCGATGAAAGTTACCTTGGAACAGATGTACTCTGGCGCGACCAAGAGAATGGCCATCAACAAGGACGTTCTCTGCAAACAGTGCAACGGTATCGGCGGACCCGCAGATGCCCTCACCACGTGCCCCGATTGCGACGGCCATGGAGTTAAAGTTGTG acacgcCAGATCGGCCCCATGATCCAGCAGACTCAGAGCGTGTGCCCGGCGTGCAAGGGAGCTGGCAAGACGATGGATGCAAGCAAGCGGTGCAAGTCCTGCACAg GAAAGGGCGtcgtgaaggagagaaagatcCTCGAGATCTACATTGAAAAGGGCGCGAAGAACCACCACAAAGTTATTTTCCGTGGCGACGCCGACGAGCGTCCGAATGAAATCCCCGGAGACGTCATCTTCATTCTGGAGCAGCAA GAACACGCGGTCTTCAAGCGTCGCGGGAATGATCTTTTCATGACGAAAAagatctctcttctcgagtCTCTCTGCGGGTACAAGTTTGTGCTGACACACCTGGATGGCCGTCAGCTCCTCATTCAG AGTCCCCCGGACACCGTCACCAAGCCCGAGGCCGTGCAGATCATCAAGGGCGAGGGCATGCCCCAGCAGAAGAACCCCTTCTTGAAAG GCGATCTCTTCATCGTTTTTGAGGTCGAATTCCCGGAACACGTCAGCGAtgcagacgcgaagaaactgGCTCAGATTCTCCCCAAACCGACAGAGGCAGTGATG GTCAGTGAAGACGATCCTCATGTGGAGATCCACGTGGCGGAGCCCGTGGACCCAGACGATCTGCGCAACCGCCaacagacgcagagaagcggcgaggcgtacgaggaggacgacgaggacgagcaTCCAGGCCAGCAGCGCGTCCAGTGTCGGCAACAGtaa